A genomic segment from Aegilops tauschii subsp. strangulata cultivar AL8/78 chromosome 1, Aet v6.0, whole genome shotgun sequence encodes:
- the LOC109758745 gene encoding uncharacterized protein, whose product MASNQNQASYMAGETKARTEEKTGQMMDKAGQATEATKQKAGEAKDKTAQTAQAAKDRAAESKDQTGSFLGEKTEAAKQKASETAQYAQDRSSDAAQYTKESAVAGKDKTGSVLQQAGETVVSAVVGAKDAVANTLGMGGDNTTKDTTTRNH is encoded by the exons ATGGCCTCCAACCAGAACCAGGCGAGCTACATGGCCGGCGAGACCAAGGCCCGCACCGAG GAGAAGACCGGGCAGATGATGGACAAGGCGGGCCAGGCCACGGAGGCCACCAAGCAGAAGGCCGGCGAGGCCAAGGACAAGACGGCCCAGACGGCTCAGGCGGCCAAGGACCGCGCCGCCGAGAGCAAGGACCAGACCGGCAGCTTCCTCGGCGAGAAGACTGAGGCGGCCAAGCAGAAGGCGTCGGAGACGGCGCAGTACGCGCAGGATAGGTCCTCCGACGCCGCGCAGTACACCAAGGAATCCGCCGTTGCCGGCAAGGACAAAACCGGCAGCGTGCTCCAGCAGGCCGGCGAGACGGTGGTGAGCGCGGTGGTGGGCGCCAAGGACGCGGTGGCGAACACGCTGGGCATGGGCGGTGACAACACCACCAAGGACACCACCACCAGGAATCACTAG